Proteins encoded together in one Synechococcus sp. A15-62 window:
- the rplA gene encoding 50S ribosomal protein L1 → MPKISKRLASLAGKIEDRAYAPLEAIALVKDNANAKFDETMEAHVRLGIDPKYTDQQLRTTVALPNGTGQTVRIAVVTRGEKVAEAKVAGAELAGEEDLVESISKGEMDFDLLIATPDMMPKVAKLGRVLGPRGLMPNPKAGTVTTDLEAAIKEFKAGKLEFRADRTGIVHVRFGKASFSADALLQNLKTLQETIDRNKPSGAKGRYWKSLYVTSTMGPSVEVDFSALQDIEQGS, encoded by the coding sequence ATGCCCAAAATCTCCAAGCGCCTGGCCAGCCTGGCCGGCAAGATCGAGGACCGTGCCTACGCACCCCTCGAGGCGATTGCCCTGGTCAAGGACAACGCCAATGCGAAATTCGACGAGACGATGGAGGCCCATGTGCGCCTCGGCATCGATCCGAAGTACACCGACCAGCAGCTGCGCACCACCGTGGCTCTGCCCAACGGCACCGGTCAGACCGTGCGCATCGCTGTAGTGACCCGCGGTGAGAAGGTGGCTGAAGCCAAAGTCGCCGGTGCCGAACTCGCCGGTGAAGAAGACCTGGTGGAAAGCATCAGCAAGGGCGAAATGGATTTCGACCTGTTGATCGCCACTCCCGACATGATGCCAAAGGTGGCCAAGTTGGGTCGGGTTCTCGGCCCCCGTGGCTTGATGCCCAACCCCAAGGCAGGCACCGTTACCACGGATCTCGAGGCCGCGATCAAGGAATTCAAAGCCGGCAAACTGGAATTCCGTGCCGACCGCACCGGCATCGTCCACGTTCGCTTCGGTAAGGCCAGCTTCAGTGCCGATGCCCTGCTGCAGAACCTCAAGACCCTGCAGGAAACCATCGACCGCAACAAGCCCAGCGGTGCCAAAGGCCGCTACTGGAAGTCCCTGTATGTGACCTCCACCATGGGCCCTTCCGTTGAAGTCGATTTCTCTGCTCTGCAGGACATCGAGCAAGGGAGCTGA
- a CDS encoding ATP-dependent Clp protease ATP-binding subunit: MTSSPALNGSLTHEPDRFSDAAWDLLLSGQDVARRWRHEQLDVEHLIQVLFTDPACRRLVERLPLPIDALLDRLEDELADQPSGRGAELFIGDDLEQLLDSADAIRRRWNSDVIDLPEVLMAIGADPRIGADLFAGFGLSADALEQLIQLGMDDRVPGVTVPPQERSMPRSQPEVQQEAPRRERVARVPSSSRAVRGPEPVAPQSPVPEAPLPEPPTALESYGRDLTEEAEAGSLDPVIGRDSEIRNLIKVLSRRSKNNPVLIGEPGVGKTAIAELLAQRIVAGEVPESLQGLRLVALDLGALIAGAKFRGQFEERLRSVLEEVSGSDSGVVLFIDELHTVVGSDRSSTDAGSLLKPALARGDLRCIGATTPEDYRLTVEKDPALNRRFQQVVIREPDLELSLEILRGLKERYELHHGVSITDEAIQTANRLADRYISDRCLPDKAIDLIDEAAAQLKMEVTSKPQVVEEAEADLRRVELALLAAEQAPEAERIQLQRTRLEVSTRLDDLRRRWQEERGQLEELGQLLQQDEDLRHAIAEAERDGDLEEAARLQYDQLHRVQQRRDELEASQAEAQSAGTALLREQVEAGDIADLVARWTGIPVQRLLAGERRKLLDLDAHLAERVIGQGEAVTAVAAAIRRARAGMKDPRRPVGSFLFLGPTGVGKTELAKALAGSLFDEEEALVRLDMSEFMERNAVARLIGAPPGYVGYEEGGQLTEAVRRRPYAVLLLDEVEKAHPDVFNLLLQVLDDGRLTDSQGRTVDFRHTVVVMTSNLASPAILEHARSGSTDDSALQQQVDAALSSQFRPEFLNRIDEVIRFRPLEVSDLVRIVQLQLKDLAALLAEQGLALQVDDAVAEAMARQGHEPEYGARPLRRVLRRQLENPLSTLLLEERFVGASGVTVRLGEAGTNALVFDPVGV, from the coding sequence ATGACTTCATCGCCAGCGTTGAACGGCAGCCTCACCCATGAGCCGGATCGCTTCAGCGACGCGGCCTGGGATCTGCTGCTGAGTGGTCAGGACGTCGCTCGTCGCTGGCGCCATGAGCAGTTGGATGTGGAGCATCTGATCCAGGTGCTGTTCACCGATCCCGCCTGCCGTCGTCTGGTGGAGCGTTTGCCCCTCCCCATCGATGCGCTTTTGGACCGCTTGGAGGATGAGCTGGCCGATCAGCCCTCGGGGCGAGGCGCTGAGCTCTTCATCGGTGATGACCTGGAACAGCTGCTCGATTCGGCTGATGCCATCCGACGGCGCTGGAATAGTGACGTCATCGATCTGCCGGAAGTGTTGATGGCCATTGGTGCCGATCCGCGCATCGGCGCTGATCTGTTCGCCGGCTTTGGTTTGTCGGCCGATGCCCTGGAGCAGTTGATCCAACTGGGTATGGATGACCGGGTTCCTGGCGTGACCGTTCCGCCCCAGGAGCGGTCGATGCCGCGGTCTCAGCCAGAGGTGCAGCAGGAAGCGCCCCGTCGTGAACGGGTGGCGCGCGTTCCGTCCTCCTCCCGTGCGGTGCGCGGGCCAGAGCCTGTCGCTCCCCAGTCGCCTGTCCCTGAGGCCCCTTTGCCGGAGCCCCCCACCGCCTTGGAGTCCTATGGGCGGGATCTCACCGAAGAGGCGGAAGCAGGCAGCCTCGATCCGGTGATCGGTCGCGATTCTGAAATTCGCAACCTGATCAAGGTGCTCTCGCGCCGGAGCAAGAACAATCCGGTGCTCATCGGTGAACCCGGTGTTGGCAAAACAGCGATTGCGGAGCTGCTGGCGCAGCGGATCGTGGCGGGTGAAGTGCCGGAGTCGCTGCAGGGTCTGCGGCTGGTGGCGCTGGATCTCGGGGCTTTGATCGCCGGTGCCAAGTTCCGAGGTCAGTTCGAGGAACGCTTGCGCTCGGTGCTCGAGGAGGTAAGTGGTTCCGATTCCGGGGTGGTGTTGTTCATCGATGAGCTGCACACCGTTGTCGGCAGTGATCGCAGCAGCACCGATGCCGGCAGCCTGTTGAAACCAGCCCTCGCCCGTGGCGATCTGCGCTGCATCGGTGCCACCACGCCCGAGGATTACCGGCTCACGGTGGAAAAGGATCCGGCCCTCAACCGCCGCTTCCAGCAGGTTGTGATTCGGGAGCCGGATCTGGAGCTGAGCCTCGAAATTCTGCGTGGCCTGAAGGAGCGCTACGAGCTACACCACGGCGTCAGCATCACCGATGAGGCCATTCAGACCGCCAACCGTCTCGCCGACCGTTACATCAGCGATCGCTGCCTGCCGGACAAAGCCATTGATCTGATCGATGAGGCGGCGGCGCAACTGAAGATGGAGGTCACCTCCAAGCCCCAGGTGGTGGAGGAGGCCGAGGCGGATCTGCGCCGCGTTGAACTGGCCTTGCTCGCCGCTGAGCAGGCCCCTGAAGCGGAGCGGATTCAGCTCCAACGCACCCGGCTTGAAGTGTCCACGCGACTGGATGATCTGCGGCGGCGCTGGCAGGAGGAGCGCGGTCAGCTCGAGGAGCTCGGCCAGCTGCTCCAGCAGGATGAAGACCTGCGCCATGCCATCGCTGAGGCCGAGCGGGATGGTGACCTTGAGGAAGCGGCCCGCCTGCAGTACGACCAGCTACACCGGGTGCAGCAGCGCCGGGATGAACTGGAAGCGTCCCAGGCGGAGGCACAGTCGGCCGGAACGGCTCTGTTGCGTGAGCAGGTGGAGGCTGGTGATATCGCGGATCTGGTGGCCCGTTGGACCGGGATCCCCGTGCAGCGTCTGTTGGCGGGCGAGCGGCGCAAACTTCTGGATCTCGACGCCCATCTCGCGGAACGGGTGATTGGTCAGGGCGAGGCGGTGACGGCCGTTGCCGCTGCCATCCGCCGGGCTCGGGCCGGGATGAAGGATCCCCGTCGTCCGGTGGGATCGTTCCTGTTCCTGGGGCCGACCGGCGTCGGCAAGACCGAGCTGGCGAAGGCGTTGGCGGGGTCGCTTTTCGATGAAGAGGAGGCACTGGTTCGCCTCGACATGAGTGAGTTCATGGAGCGGAATGCCGTGGCTCGGCTCATCGGTGCTCCCCCCGGCTACGTCGGCTACGAGGAAGGGGGGCAACTCACGGAGGCCGTGCGCCGTCGTCCCTACGCGGTGCTTCTCCTTGATGAAGTGGAGAAGGCCCATCCCGATGTTTTTAACCTGCTGCTGCAGGTGCTGGATGACGGCCGGCTCACCGATTCCCAGGGCCGCACCGTCGATTTCCGCCACACCGTGGTTGTGATGACCAGCAATCTGGCCAGCCCGGCGATCCTTGAACATGCCCGCTCGGGATCCACTGATGACTCAGCCCTGCAACAGCAGGTGGATGCAGCGCTCTCCAGCCAGTTCCGGCCTGAATTCCTCAACCGCATCGATGAGGTGATTCGTTTCCGTCCGCTGGAGGTCTCCGATCTGGTGCGGATTGTTCAGTTGCAGCTCAAGGATCTCGCTGCCCTGTTGGCCGAGCAGGGTCTTGCCCTTCAGGTGGACGATGCTGTTGCCGAGGCCATGGCCCGTCAGGGCCACGAACCGGAGTACGGGGCGCGACCGCTGCGTCGGGTGTTGCGGCGCCAATTGGAAAATCCGCTCTCCACCCTGCTGCTTGAGGAGCGCTTTGTCGGAGCCAGTGGCGTGACGGTGCGTCTGGGGGAGGCTGGCACGAATGCCCTGGTGTTCGATCCAGTGGGGGTTTGA
- the eno gene encoding phosphopyruvate hydratase has translation MIDSLDLVIDTIVAREVLDSRGNPTVEAEVLLEGGAMGRAIVPSGASTGAHEAHELRDGGDRYMGKGVGQAVNHIEERIAPALCGLSALDQAAVDAAMLELDGSDNKSNLGANAILAVSMATARAAANGLGIPLYRYLGGPMANLLPVPLMNVINGGAHAANSLDFQEFMLVPHGAPSFREALRMGTEVFHTLKKLLSDKGMSTAVGDEGGFAPDLGNVEAGEILVEAISKAGYKPGAQISLALDVASTEFFENGRYAFDGGSYTSAEMVGQLEQLVEKFPIVSIEDGLAEDDWDGWKLLTERLGGKVQLVGDDLFVTNTKRLQQGIDSATANSILIKVNQIGSLTETLQAIDLAGRSGYTSVISHRSGETEDTTIADLSVATRAGQIKTGSLSRSERVAKYNQLLRIEDELGSQAVYAGAVGQGPRGKA, from the coding sequence GTGATCGATTCCCTCGACCTCGTCATCGACACCATCGTGGCCCGAGAGGTGCTCGATTCCCGCGGCAACCCCACGGTTGAAGCCGAGGTGCTGCTCGAAGGAGGTGCCATGGGACGGGCCATCGTTCCCAGTGGTGCCAGCACCGGCGCCCACGAAGCCCACGAACTGCGTGACGGCGGCGACCGCTACATGGGCAAGGGTGTGGGCCAGGCCGTGAACCACATCGAAGAGCGGATCGCACCGGCCCTCTGCGGCCTTTCCGCCCTTGATCAGGCGGCTGTGGACGCCGCCATGCTGGAGCTGGACGGAAGCGACAACAAATCCAACCTGGGAGCCAACGCGATCCTGGCGGTGAGCATGGCCACCGCCCGCGCTGCTGCCAACGGGCTGGGCATCCCCCTCTACCGCTACCTCGGTGGCCCAATGGCCAACCTGCTGCCGGTGCCGTTGATGAACGTGATCAACGGTGGCGCCCATGCCGCCAACAGCCTGGACTTCCAGGAATTCATGCTGGTGCCCCACGGGGCTCCGAGCTTCCGCGAAGCCCTACGGATGGGCACCGAGGTGTTCCACACGCTCAAGAAACTGCTCAGCGACAAGGGCATGAGCACCGCCGTGGGCGATGAAGGCGGCTTTGCACCGGATCTGGGCAACGTGGAAGCCGGCGAAATCCTGGTGGAAGCGATCAGCAAGGCGGGCTACAAGCCTGGCGCGCAGATCTCCCTGGCCCTGGACGTGGCCAGTACCGAATTCTTCGAGAACGGCCGCTATGCCTTCGATGGCGGCAGCTACACCAGCGCCGAGATGGTGGGCCAACTCGAGCAACTGGTGGAGAAATTCCCGATCGTTTCGATCGAGGACGGTCTGGCTGAAGACGACTGGGATGGCTGGAAGCTGCTGACCGAACGCCTCGGCGGCAAGGTGCAGCTGGTGGGTGACGACCTGTTCGTGACCAACACCAAGCGTCTTCAACAGGGCATCGACAGCGCCACGGCCAACTCGATCCTGATCAAGGTGAACCAGATCGGTTCGCTCACCGAAACCCTCCAGGCCATCGACCTGGCAGGCCGCTCCGGCTACACCAGCGTGATCAGCCACCGCAGTGGCGAAACCGAAGACACCACGATCGCCGACCTCTCCGTCGCCACCCGCGCCGGACAGATCAAGACCGGTTCCCTCAGCCGCAGCGAGCGGGTCGCCAAGTACAACCAGCTGCTTCGCATCGAAGACGAGCTGGGCAGCCAGGCCGTGTACGCCGGTGCTGTTGGCCAGGGCCCCCGCGGTAAGGCCTGA
- the nusG gene encoding transcription termination/antitermination protein NusG, whose amino-acid sequence MPEDLTTPDAPEVLDLPAPNEGEDGTLPAAAVANTAIARWYAVQVASSCEKKVKATLEQRAVTLGVSNRILEIEIPQTPAVKLKKDGTRQSTEEKVFPGYVLVRMVLDEDTMMAVRSTPNVINFVGAEDRRATGKARGHIKPRPLSRSEVDRIFKRAAEKKTVVKVDLTEGDQILVTAGPFKDFQGEVIEVSGERSKLKALLSIFGRETPVELEFSQISKQN is encoded by the coding sequence GTGCCCGAAGACCTGACCACACCGGACGCCCCTGAGGTGCTTGATCTGCCGGCCCCGAACGAGGGGGAAGACGGCACCTTGCCTGCGGCGGCTGTCGCCAACACGGCCATCGCCCGTTGGTATGCCGTTCAGGTGGCTTCCAGCTGCGAGAAGAAGGTCAAGGCCACCCTGGAGCAGCGGGCCGTCACCCTCGGGGTGAGCAACCGCATCCTCGAAATCGAGATTCCCCAGACTCCTGCCGTCAAGCTGAAGAAGGACGGCACCCGTCAGTCCACCGAGGAGAAGGTCTTCCCCGGTTATGTGCTGGTTCGGATGGTGCTGGATGAGGACACGATGATGGCGGTGCGGAGCACCCCGAACGTGATCAATTTCGTCGGTGCAGAAGACCGGCGCGCCACCGGTAAGGCCCGAGGTCACATCAAGCCTCGACCCCTTAGCCGCTCTGAGGTGGATCGCATCTTCAAGCGCGCTGCCGAGAAGAAGACCGTCGTCAAGGTGGATCTCACCGAGGGCGATCAGATCCTGGTGACCGCTGGACCGTTCAAGGACTTCCAGGGCGAGGTGATCGAGGTGTCCGGCGAGCGCAGCAAGCTCAAGGCCCTGCTCTCCATCTTCGGTCGCGAGACCCCGGTTGAACTGGAGTTCTCTCAGATCAGCAAACAGAACTGA
- the rplL gene encoding 50S ribosomal protein L7/L12, with protein sequence MSAKTDEILESLKSLSLLEASELVKQIEEAFGVSAAASAGVVMAAPGAAGGGGDAAEEKTEFDVILEGFDASAKIKVLKAVREATGLGLGDAKALVEAAPKAVKEGVSKEDAEAAKKAIEEAGGKVTLK encoded by the coding sequence ATGTCTGCAAAAACCGACGAAATTCTCGAATCGCTGAAATCCCTCTCCCTGCTTGAAGCTTCCGAGCTGGTCAAGCAGATCGAAGAGGCCTTCGGTGTGTCCGCCGCAGCATCTGCTGGTGTTGTGATGGCTGCCCCCGGCGCTGCTGGTGGTGGTGGCGATGCCGCTGAAGAGAAGACCGAATTCGACGTGATCCTCGAAGGCTTCGACGCCTCCGCCAAGATCAAGGTCCTGAAGGCCGTCCGTGAGGCCACCGGTCTGGGTCTGGGCGACGCCAAGGCTCTGGTCGAGGCTGCTCCCAAGGCCGTCAAGGAAGGTGTCTCCAAGGAAGACGCCGAGGCTGCCAAGAAGGCCATCGAAGAAGCAGGCGGCAAGGTCACCCTCAAGTGA
- a CDS encoding AarF/ABC1/UbiB kinase family protein, giving the protein MLGLLRALRIWRAVLTLLLLLWWDGQSWTYRGGVTAERRVRRQQQRARWLTAELLSLGSAFIKLGQLLSARPDILPAGWVAELAALQDSVPAFSFDQVQTVLERELGPRCAEVIDLDPEPLGAASLAQVHRASLRSGRQVVLKVQRPGLDRLFRLDLEVMQQVAAVLQRNPSWGRGRDWPAMARECRRVLLRELDFRVEAQYAARFRQQFLDDERIRIPGVIWELSTRRVLCLDYLPGIKVNDRQALIEAGVDPAAVAEVGAASYLKQLVRFGFFHADPHPGNLAVASDGALIYYDFGMMGLLSDGLRRRLGAMVRAAAARDSAALVEEMQAAGVISGGIDVGPVRRLVRLMLQEALTPPFTANVIDKLSGDLYDLVYGQPFRLPVELIFVMRALSTFEGVGRSLDPAFSLVAIAKPYLLPLMTSSGSGSNDLFNELGRQVGALSSRAAAFPRRLDESLERLEQGDLQLQVRLGESDRQFRRMALAQQSIGQSVLLGCLALATAIVGASARPLWSIVPAAAALPVGLGWFRMQVKIRRDQRLEQLPGSNR; this is encoded by the coding sequence ATGCTCGGACTGCTGCGAGCGCTCCGCATCTGGCGCGCTGTCCTGACGCTGCTGCTGCTGCTGTGGTGGGATGGCCAGTCCTGGACCTACCGGGGTGGTGTCACCGCCGAGCGTCGTGTCCGCCGTCAGCAACAGCGAGCCCGTTGGTTGACGGCTGAGCTGCTGTCTCTGGGCTCCGCCTTCATCAAGCTGGGGCAACTGCTCTCCGCCCGCCCAGACATCCTCCCCGCGGGCTGGGTAGCCGAACTGGCAGCGCTGCAGGACAGCGTTCCGGCCTTCAGTTTTGATCAGGTGCAGACTGTGCTTGAGCGAGAGCTGGGTCCGCGCTGTGCCGAGGTGATCGACCTCGACCCCGAGCCTTTGGGTGCTGCCTCGCTGGCCCAGGTGCATCGCGCCAGCCTGCGCAGTGGCCGGCAGGTGGTGCTCAAGGTGCAGCGTCCTGGGCTCGATCGCCTGTTTCGCCTTGATCTGGAGGTGATGCAGCAGGTGGCAGCTGTGCTGCAACGCAATCCCAGTTGGGGGCGTGGTCGTGATTGGCCGGCGATGGCACGGGAATGTCGCCGTGTGCTGCTGCGTGAGCTCGATTTCCGCGTTGAGGCGCAATACGCCGCTCGTTTTCGTCAGCAATTTCTGGATGACGAACGCATCAGGATTCCTGGTGTGATTTGGGAGTTGAGCACGCGCCGTGTGCTGTGCCTCGACTACCTGCCCGGCATCAAGGTCAACGACCGTCAGGCGTTGATCGAAGCCGGTGTTGATCCGGCCGCGGTGGCTGAAGTGGGTGCAGCCAGTTATCTCAAGCAGCTGGTGCGGTTTGGCTTCTTCCATGCCGACCCCCATCCCGGCAACCTCGCCGTGGCAAGTGATGGAGCGCTCATTTACTACGACTTCGGGATGATGGGGCTGTTGTCAGATGGCTTGCGTCGACGTCTGGGAGCCATGGTCCGCGCCGCTGCTGCAAGGGATTCAGCGGCGTTGGTGGAGGAAATGCAGGCGGCCGGTGTGATCTCCGGCGGCATTGATGTGGGTCCGGTGCGCCGTCTCGTGCGGCTGATGCTGCAGGAGGCCCTCACCCCACCCTTCACGGCCAACGTGATCGACAAACTCTCCGGCGATCTCTACGACCTGGTCTATGGCCAGCCCTTTCGTCTGCCGGTTGAGCTGATCTTTGTGATGCGGGCCTTGTCCACGTTTGAGGGTGTTGGTCGCAGCCTTGATCCCGCTTTTAGCTTGGTGGCGATCGCCAAGCCTTATCTCCTTCCACTCATGACCTCCAGCGGCTCCGGCAGCAACGATCTGTTCAACGAACTCGGCCGTCAGGTCGGGGCCCTCAGCAGCCGTGCTGCGGCCTTCCCCCGACGCCTGGACGAAAGCCTGGAACGCCTGGAGCAGGGAGATCTTCAGCTCCAAGTGCGGTTGGGCGAATCGGATCGTCAGTTCCGCCGGATGGCCCTGGCCCAGCAATCCATCGGCCAATCGGTGTTGCTCGGATGCCTGGCTTTGGCCACCGCGATTGTGGGTGCCAGTGCCCGCCCGCTCTGGTCCATTGTTCCGGCGGCTGCTGCCTTGCCGGTGGGCTTGGGCTGGTTCCGAATGCAGGTCAAGATCCGTCGTGATCAGCGGTTGGAGCAGTTGCCCGGCTCCAACCGTTGA
- the secE gene encoding preprotein translocase subunit SecE, whose product MTSPISEDTTTTDGSKAAADSTKSGGFLADTVDELKLVVWPSRQQLFSESIAVILMVSLSAATIAAVSRFFGWASSQVFR is encoded by the coding sequence GTGACCAGCCCCATCTCTGAGGACACCACCACAACTGACGGCTCCAAGGCCGCTGCCGATTCCACCAAATCCGGTGGTTTTTTGGCGGACACGGTTGATGAGCTGAAACTCGTGGTCTGGCCCAGCCGCCAGCAACTGTTCAGCGAATCCATCGCTGTGATCCTGATGGTCAGCCTTTCGGCCGCCACCATCGCGGCTGTCAGTCGCTTTTTTGGGTGGGCTTCGTCCCAGGTGTTCCGCTGA
- the gloA gene encoding lactoylglutathione lyase → MRMLHTMLRVADLERSLGFYTEVLGMQLLRRKDYPSGRFTLAFVGYGSEKDHTVLELTHNWDTDSYTLGDAYGHIALGVEDIHSTCAGIADKGGRVVREPGPMMHGTTVIAFVEDPDGYKVELIEMSSKAHA, encoded by the coding sequence ATGCGGATGCTTCACACCATGCTCCGGGTCGCTGATCTGGAGCGGTCTCTGGGCTTCTACACCGAGGTCCTGGGCATGCAGCTTTTGCGTCGAAAGGATTACCCCAGCGGCCGCTTCACCCTGGCGTTTGTCGGTTACGGGTCGGAGAAAGACCACACGGTCCTGGAACTCACCCACAACTGGGACACCGACAGCTACACCTTGGGTGATGCCTATGGCCACATCGCGCTGGGGGTGGAGGACATTCACAGCACCTGCGCCGGCATTGCCGACAAGGGCGGTCGTGTGGTTCGGGAGCCTGGTCCGATGATGCACGGCACCACGGTCATCGCCTTTGTTGAAGATCCGGATGGCTACAAGGTGGAATTGATCGAGATGTCCTCCAAAGCCCACGCCTGA
- a CDS encoding DUF6825 family protein encodes MGSSEALIRATVNRISARLGHGVADAAAELAVLAQDAPQRLRQEWDLFQDEVRAEAERIERGDQATVNTDVASSSEPSENPQAVIDRLRAKVADLSQAIEARP; translated from the coding sequence ATGGGCTCGTCGGAGGCCTTGATTCGCGCCACGGTGAACCGCATCAGTGCGCGCCTTGGTCACGGCGTTGCGGACGCGGCAGCGGAGTTGGCGGTGCTGGCGCAAGACGCCCCACAACGGCTGCGCCAGGAATGGGATCTGTTTCAGGACGAGGTGCGCGCCGAAGCGGAACGGATTGAACGGGGTGATCAGGCCACGGTTAATACAGATGTGGCGTCGTCGTCGGAACCGTCGGAAAACCCACAGGCGGTGATCGATCGTCTGCGGGCAAAGGTGGCTGATCTGAGCCAAGCGATCGAGGCACGCCCCTGA
- the rplK gene encoding 50S ribosomal protein L11, which yields MAKKVVAVIKLALDAGKANPAPPVGPALGQHGVNIMMFCKEYNARTQDKAGYVIPVEISVFEDRSFTFITKTPPASVLITKAAKIQKGSGESAKGSVGSISRAQLEEIAKTKLPDLNCTSVESAMRIIEGTARNMGVSISD from the coding sequence ATGGCCAAGAAAGTCGTAGCTGTGATCAAGCTGGCCCTAGATGCCGGCAAAGCCAACCCCGCGCCGCCGGTGGGCCCTGCCCTCGGTCAGCACGGTGTGAACATCATGATGTTCTGCAAGGAGTACAACGCTCGGACGCAGGACAAAGCCGGTTATGTGATTCCGGTGGAGATCTCGGTCTTCGAAGACCGCAGCTTCACCTTCATCACCAAGACGCCTCCGGCGTCGGTGCTGATCACCAAGGCCGCAAAGATCCAAAAAGGATCCGGTGAGTCCGCCAAGGGCAGTGTTGGATCGATCAGTCGGGCTCAGCTCGAGGAGATCGCCAAGACCAAGCTCCCCGATCTCAACTGCACCAGCGTTGAGTCCGCCATGCGGATCATCGAAGGCACCGCCCGCAACATGGGCGTTTCCATCAGCGACTGA
- a CDS encoding GSCFA domain-containing protein: MAKNPYIDLPQSAFWKTGVAQENPNAIEGIYKKKFDISPKAKIATAGSCFAQHISRHLKKNGYNVLDVEPPPPSLPKDLRQKFGYSMYSARYGNIYTVRQLMQLAQEVAGEWSPQNYIWEKDGRFFDALRPAVEPQGLRSLNDVQYHRHFHISRVKELFKKLDVLIFTLGLTEMWVDKKYGTVYPTAPGVVAGQFDEDSFEFQNPNFRSINRDMREFVKVMMRIRKNKDFKMILTVSPVPLTATASGNHVLSSTVYSKSVLRAIAGYWAEKDFVDYFPSYEIVTNPRNHSTGFSDNLRSVRSETVEVVMRHFFASHSIIKSSKKSFFETMNLDKAQDDGVECEEELLEVFGR, from the coding sequence TTGGCGAAAAATCCTTATATTGATTTGCCTCAAAGTGCATTTTGGAAAACTGGGGTAGCTCAGGAAAATCCTAATGCTATCGAAGGTATTTACAAAAAAAAGTTCGACATATCTCCTAAGGCGAAGATCGCAACTGCGGGTTCCTGTTTTGCTCAGCATATTTCGCGTCACCTAAAGAAGAATGGATATAACGTTTTAGATGTTGAGCCTCCCCCACCAAGTCTTCCAAAGGATTTGCGTCAAAAGTTTGGATACTCAATGTATTCTGCGAGGTACGGTAATATTTATACAGTCCGCCAATTAATGCAGCTTGCGCAAGAGGTTGCAGGTGAATGGTCTCCACAGAACTATATATGGGAAAAGGATGGCAGATTTTTCGATGCACTGCGACCCGCTGTGGAGCCTCAGGGTCTTAGGTCTTTAAATGACGTTCAGTATCATCGTCACTTTCATATCTCAAGAGTCAAAGAGCTTTTTAAAAAATTGGATGTGTTGATCTTTACTCTTGGCCTCACTGAGATGTGGGTGGATAAAAAGTATGGGACTGTATACCCAACAGCTCCTGGGGTTGTTGCTGGTCAATTCGATGAAGATAGTTTTGAGTTTCAAAATCCCAATTTTCGATCGATTAATCGTGATATGCGTGAGTTCGTGAAAGTCATGATGCGTATTAGAAAAAACAAAGATTTTAAGATGATTTTGACAGTTTCTCCCGTGCCGTTGACTGCTACCGCGAGTGGTAATCATGTGCTCTCATCTACTGTCTATTCGAAATCGGTTTTAAGAGCGATAGCGGGGTATTGGGCAGAAAAAGATTTTGTTGACTACTTCCCTTCCTATGAGATAGTGACAAATCCAAGAAACCACTCAACTGGATTCTCCGATAATTTGAGATCAGTGAGGAGTGAAACTGTTGAAGTGGTTATGAGGCATTTCTTTGCCAGCCATTCAATTATTAAATCCTCAAAAAAGTCATTTTTTGAAACAATGAATCTTGATAAAGCTCAAGATGATGGTGTTGAGTGTGAGGAGGAATTGTTGGAGGTATTTGGGCGGTGA
- the rplJ gene encoding 50S ribosomal protein L10, with protein sequence MGRTLENKQQIVGELKELLADAELALVLDFKGLSIKEMSDLRDRLRASDSVCKVTKNTLMRRAIDGDSNWASLDSLLTGTNAFVLVKGDVGAGVKAVQTFQKELKKSETKGGLFEGKLLSQDEIKAIADLPSKEQLMAQIAGAINAVATKVAVGINEVPSGMARALKQHAEGGEG encoded by the coding sequence ATGGGCCGCACGCTGGAGAACAAGCAGCAGATCGTCGGAGAGCTCAAAGAGCTCCTCGCCGACGCCGAACTGGCACTTGTCCTTGATTTCAAGGGCCTGTCCATCAAGGAAATGTCTGACCTGCGGGATCGTCTGCGGGCCAGCGACAGCGTTTGCAAGGTGACCAAAAACACCTTGATGCGCCGTGCCATTGATGGTGACAGCAACTGGGCCAGCCTCGATTCCCTGCTGACCGGAACCAACGCCTTCGTCCTGGTGAAGGGCGATGTTGGTGCCGGTGTGAAGGCCGTTCAGACCTTCCAGAAGGAACTCAAGAAGTCCGAGACCAAGGGCGGCCTTTTCGAAGGCAAGCTCCTGTCTCAGGACGAGATCAAAGCCATTGCTGATCTCCCCTCCAAGGAGCAGCTCATGGCTCAGATCGCCGGTGCCATCAACGCCGTGGCCACGAAGGTCGCTGTGGGCATCAACGAGGTTCCCTCTGGTATGGCCAGGGCACTCAAGCAGCACGCCGAAGGCGGCGAAGGCTGA